In a single window of the Candidatus Zymogenaceae bacterium genome:
- a CDS encoding aminotransferase class III-fold pyridoxal phosphate-dependent enzyme — protein sequence MPMIDNYKMSLLYQERAKKRIPGLSQLLSKRPDQFSLGVWPGYFKKARGAEVWDLDDNRYIDMSISGIGANVLGYADPDVDAAVKQAIDQGSSSSLNCPEEVDLADLLCELHPWADMVRYTRTGGEAMAVAVRIARAYTGRDNVAFCGYHGWHDWYLAANLGTEDALGEHLLSGLDPNGVPRCLQGTAFPFRYNNLDELKKIVETQRKSLAAVVMEPIRGDSPTAEFLEGVRTIVDDIGAVLILDEVSAGFRLNTGGAHLTLGLRPDVAVFSKALGNGYPIAAIIGTGAVMEAAQTTFISSTNWTERTGPAAAIATIQKHRDVDAGARLIALGKMVQEGWRSFADKNGLDIDIGGIFPMGHFAFKNVDHLAAKAFFVQEMLHRGFLASTLYYAMYAHEDDHVGKYLSAVDEVFKEISGAITNGDLTKRLRGAPAVSGFKRLT from the coding sequence ATGCCCATGATTGACAATTACAAGATGTCTCTTTTATATCAGGAGAGGGCCAAAAAGAGAATTCCCGGTCTTTCTCAACTCCTGTCCAAGAGGCCGGACCAATTTTCTCTGGGAGTATGGCCCGGGTACTTCAAGAAGGCTCGGGGGGCGGAGGTATGGGACCTCGATGATAATCGGTATATCGATATGAGCATATCCGGGATCGGCGCCAATGTGCTCGGGTATGCCGATCCGGACGTGGATGCGGCGGTCAAACAAGCCATCGACCAGGGCAGCAGCTCGTCTCTCAACTGCCCGGAGGAGGTGGACCTGGCGGACCTCTTGTGTGAACTGCACCCCTGGGCCGACATGGTTCGATATACGCGAACAGGCGGTGAGGCGATGGCGGTGGCGGTCCGTATCGCCCGGGCTTACACGGGGCGGGATAACGTGGCGTTTTGCGGATATCACGGGTGGCATGACTGGTATCTGGCGGCGAACCTCGGTACGGAGGACGCACTGGGGGAACATCTCCTGTCCGGCCTCGATCCCAACGGTGTCCCCCGCTGCCTGCAGGGAACGGCGTTTCCCTTCAGGTACAACAACCTCGATGAGTTGAAAAAAATCGTTGAGACACAGCGAAAGAGCCTTGCCGCCGTTGTGATGGAGCCGATTCGTGGAGACTCGCCGACGGCTGAATTTCTTGAAGGTGTCAGAACAATTGTGGACGACATCGGCGCGGTATTGATCCTGGATGAGGTATCCGCCGGTTTCCGTCTGAATACCGGAGGGGCCCACCTGACGCTTGGGCTCCGACCCGACGTTGCGGTATTCTCAAAGGCTCTGGGAAACGGCTACCCGATTGCCGCGATAATCGGGACCGGCGCGGTGATGGAAGCCGCCCAGACGACGTTCATCAGCAGCACGAACTGGACCGAGAGGACGGGGCCCGCTGCGGCCATCGCAACAATACAGAAACACAGAGACGTTGATGCGGGCGCGCGACTTATCGCCCTCGGTAAAATGGTTCAGGAAGGGTGGCGATCTTTTGCCGACAAAAACGGTCTGGATATCGACATCGGCGGCATATTTCCGATGGGTCATTTTGCTTTCAAAAATGTCGATCACCTGGCCGCAAAGGCCTTTTTCGTCCAGGAGATGCTTCACCGCGGATTTTTGGCGTCTACTCTGTATTATGCCATGTATGCCCACGAGGATGATCACGTAGGGAAATATCTGTCGGCGGTTGATGAGGTGTTTAAGGAAATTTCCGGGGCAATTACAAATGGTGATCTTACAAAAAGACTTCGGGGGGCCCCGGCTGTTTCCGGCTTTAAACGCCTGACATAA
- a CDS encoding aldo/keto reductase: MADVSSLILGTAQIGHPYGIANRHREPDRARAVRVIQEAVGRGIFSIDTAQAYGVSEKMVGAALKEIGCRDKMRVISKFHPDLNHLDSKTMLDSLDGSLARLGVDVMGGMLFHREASIDLLDRGLSDVIRSLLFTGRVEKIGVSVYSPDFALRALMSDGISIVQVPTNILDRRFIDEGVFDLAESLGKEVHVRSVFLQGLILMKPEELPEYMSFARHIVEEIRLLSQRLSVSPKQMALDFLKVSVPQARIVFGAEIPEQVQENWEFWKSEPREDVLGHLEAICKTCDERIINPSQWKQQGET, translated from the coding sequence ATGGCCGATGTGTCATCTCTCATACTCGGTACCGCCCAAATCGGGCATCCCTATGGTATCGCAAACAGGCACCGCGAGCCTGACCGCGCACGGGCGGTACGTGTCATACAGGAGGCCGTCGGGAGGGGCATCTTTTCGATTGATACCGCCCAGGCCTACGGGGTAAGCGAAAAGATGGTCGGCGCCGCATTGAAAGAGATCGGCTGCCGGGACAAGATGCGCGTCATAAGCAAGTTCCACCCGGATTTGAATCATCTGGACTCAAAAACAATGCTGGATTCTCTTGACGGCTCGCTGGCTCGACTCGGCGTCGACGTCATGGGCGGTATGCTCTTTCACCGGGAGGCGAGCATCGATCTTCTGGACCGGGGACTCTCGGACGTCATCCGATCGTTGCTCTTCACCGGCAGGGTTGAAAAGATCGGGGTTTCGGTCTACTCGCCGGATTTTGCCCTGAGGGCGTTGATGAGTGACGGGATCTCAATCGTCCAGGTGCCGACCAATATCCTGGACCGGCGCTTCATCGACGAAGGGGTGTTTGATCTGGCCGAGTCTTTGGGGAAAGAGGTTCATGTGCGAAGTGTGTTTCTCCAGGGCTTGATCCTGATGAAGCCGGAAGAACTTCCGGAATACATGAGCTTTGCACGGCATATCGTGGAGGAGATCCGGTTGTTGTCACAGAGGCTTTCCGTATCCCCGAAACAGATGGCCCTGGATTTTCTCAAGGTGTCGGTGCCGCAGGCACGAATTGTATTCGGTGCGGAGATTCCCGAGCAGGTTCAGGAGAACTGGGAATTTTGGAAATCCGAACCCCGAGAAGATGTGTTGGGGCATCTCGAGGCAATTTGTAAAACATGCGATGAGCGAATCATAAACCCTTCACAATGGAAGCAGCAGGGAGAGACATAG
- a CDS encoding TIM barrel protein encodes MDDYKIGLKIWSINKEYFQPAQILISEGYCDFLEIYYVPGSSADYVSLWKKIDAPIFVHAPHYSHRVNLSLREFEEGNRKSLDEAITFAKRLDARGAIIHGGTGGTIDELIRQISRFDRNTLIIENKPVCGLNDAFCVGVTPEDIKTILDELGMRFCLDISHAIIAANTLGIDALELIDSFISLGPTLYHLCDSYTDGNVDHHLNIGDGDYDFPALLSHIPKDAWITLETPKNKKPGLLDVIDDVQLLRHLCGHE; translated from the coding sequence ATGGACGATTATAAAATCGGTTTGAAAATATGGTCGATCAATAAAGAGTATTTTCAACCGGCACAGATTCTTATCTCAGAGGGATATTGTGATTTTCTGGAAATCTATTATGTTCCGGGTTCCAGCGCGGATTATGTATCACTCTGGAAGAAAATTGACGCCCCGATTTTTGTGCACGCCCCTCATTATTCCCACCGAGTGAATCTATCCCTTCGGGAGTTTGAAGAGGGTAATCGGAAGTCGCTGGATGAGGCAATAACCTTTGCGAAGCGCCTCGACGCCCGGGGAGCAATTATACACGGAGGAACGGGGGGAACAATCGACGAATTGATCCGCCAGATCAGTCGGTTTGACAGGAACACCTTGATCATCGAAAACAAGCCGGTATGTGGCTTGAATGATGCTTTCTGTGTTGGTGTTACCCCGGAAGATATCAAAACGATTCTCGATGAGCTCGGTATGAGGTTCTGCCTGGATATTTCGCACGCGATTATCGCCGCGAATACACTCGGGATCGATGCGCTCGAGTTGATCGATAGCTTTATTTCTCTCGGGCCGACACTATATCATCTGTGCGATAGTTATACCGACGGTAATGTCGATCATCATTTGAATATCGGGGATGGTGATTATGATTTCCCGGCTTTGTTGTCTCACATCCCAAAAGACGCATGGATAACGCTCGAAACTCCGAAAAACAAGAAACCAGGCCTTTTAGATGTTATAGATGATGTTCAATTGCTGCGACACTTGTGCGGCCATGAATAA
- a CDS encoding glycosyltransferase family protein — translation MIGAVIQARMTSTRLPGKVLMEVNGKPLLEYLVERISYCRNVDRIVIATTTNEADNPIAAFANKRGICCYRGSEDDVLERYFKAAKKFDIDTVIRVTADCPLIDPYLCDAIVEKFKNEHYEYIGTAPSFAEGLDIEIMSVHALQKAHREAKNKSEREHVTLYITSNPHLFRSVRLENETDDSMYRITVDEEVDFKVVESIIDALYKEGERPFDQFQIKRFLDDHPEIYNLNRHIIRNEGLLKSFREEGT, via the coding sequence ATGATCGGAGCCGTAATTCAGGCGAGGATGACTTCCACACGACTGCCGGGAAAGGTATTGATGGAAGTAAACGGGAAACCATTGCTTGAGTATCTTGTAGAGCGTATCTCGTATTGTAGAAATGTCGACAGAATCGTAATTGCGACGACCACCAACGAAGCCGATAATCCGATAGCGGCCTTTGCGAATAAACGCGGGATATGTTGTTATCGCGGCTCCGAGGATGACGTGTTGGAGAGATATTTCAAGGCGGCGAAGAAATTTGATATCGATACGGTGATACGTGTTACGGCGGATTGTCCGTTGATCGACCCGTATCTCTGTGATGCTATCGTTGAAAAATTCAAGAATGAACACTATGAGTATATTGGAACGGCGCCTTCTTTTGCAGAGGGGTTGGATATTGAAATTATGTCCGTTCATGCCCTTCAAAAGGCTCATAGAGAGGCAAAGAACAAATCCGAAAGGGAGCACGTCACTCTCTACATTACAAGCAATCCACATCTTTTTCGAAGTGTACGGTTGGAAAATGAAACCGATGACAGTATGTATCGCATTACGGTTGATGAGGAGGTGGATTTCAAAGTTGTTGAGTCAATCATTGATGCGCTTTACAAGGAGGGCGAGAGGCCTTTTGATCAATTTCAGATCAAGCGTTTTCTGGACGATCATCCTGAAATTTATAACCTGAACAGGCATATTATCAGAAACGAAGGGCTCCTTAAATCATTCAGGGAAGAAGGGACGTAG
- a CDS encoding oligosaccharide flippase family protein: MDTLRKRYFYKLSTNLVGFLLGLITMGIVPKGLGPKAYGDFNFLTNFFTQVSGFLDMGTSTCFYTNLSRRQNDYGLVSFYFYFSVILSAVMALFVLGAHLSRAYQHIWPDQNIIYIYAALLFGILSWFVTIMTQMMDAWGLTTQSEVARMIQRVVATTLVLILFVVGWLNLENFFFYHYFLFFFLGGCFLFLIWRNKGSGVRNLVTRRVELKKYIPEFYHYSHPIFVFSTISFVVGILDRWILQLFGGSVEQGFYSLSFKIGEIIFMFTSAMTPLLMREFSISFASNDNNQIRYNFNRYVPLLFSVTAYFTCFSAVRADILIELLGGAEYKNALAAVIIMSFYPIFQVYGQMTTSVFFATDRTRQMRNIRVVIILAGLPVTYFMLAPAEMMGLDAGATGLAIKMVGVQFFGVNVLLYFVARILGFSFWSHIRHQITCVGILVVLALAAVFAVDSLFGFGDRRILDFVASGFIYSLFTLMLLFISPTVLGLKRDDLRMIIEVVKNRGGGRGAKR; encoded by the coding sequence GTGGATACACTCAGAAAACGATATTTTTATAAGCTCTCCACCAACCTGGTCGGGTTCCTGCTCGGCCTGATCACCATGGGTATTGTCCCGAAAGGTCTCGGTCCGAAGGCGTATGGTGATTTCAACTTCCTGACAAATTTCTTCACCCAGGTCTCCGGTTTTCTGGACATGGGCACTTCCACCTGTTTCTACACGAACCTCTCCCGGAGACAGAATGATTATGGGCTTGTTTCCTTCTATTTCTACTTTTCCGTCATTCTCTCCGCAGTCATGGCCCTTTTTGTTCTCGGGGCGCATCTCAGCAGGGCGTATCAACATATCTGGCCGGATCAGAATATCATTTATATTTATGCCGCGCTTTTGTTCGGCATCTTGAGCTGGTTTGTTACCATAATGACCCAAATGATGGACGCATGGGGCCTGACGACACAGTCGGAGGTGGCCCGGATGATACAGCGGGTGGTGGCTACGACTCTCGTGTTAATTCTCTTTGTTGTGGGGTGGCTGAACCTGGAGAATTTCTTCTTTTATCACTATTTTCTGTTCTTTTTTCTCGGAGGTTGTTTTCTTTTTCTAATATGGAGAAACAAGGGATCGGGTGTGCGAAACCTGGTCACCCGCAGGGTGGAATTAAAAAAATATATCCCGGAATTTTATCATTACAGCCATCCCATCTTCGTGTTTTCGACAATAAGCTTTGTCGTTGGTATCCTTGATCGCTGGATTCTGCAGCTCTTCGGCGGGAGTGTGGAGCAGGGCTTTTACAGCCTCTCATTCAAGATCGGAGAGATCATTTTTATGTTTACCAGCGCAATGACGCCTCTGTTGATGAGGGAGTTTTCCATTTCCTTCGCCTCCAATGATAACAATCAGATACGCTACAACTTCAACAGGTATGTTCCCCTTCTGTTTTCTGTCACCGCATATTTTACCTGTTTTTCCGCCGTGCGGGCTGACATATTGATAGAACTGCTGGGGGGCGCGGAGTACAAAAACGCCCTGGCGGCGGTGATCATCATGTCCTTTTATCCCATATTCCAGGTGTATGGACAGATGACGACATCCGTCTTCTTTGCCACCGACAGGACCCGTCAGATGCGAAACATCAGGGTGGTGATTATACTCGCCGGGCTGCCCGTAACCTATTTCATGCTGGCGCCTGCTGAAATGATGGGGCTTGATGCGGGGGCGACGGGACTTGCGATAAAGATGGTCGGCGTACAGTTCTTTGGGGTCAATGTTTTGTTGTATTTCGTGGCGAGGATTCTCGGATTTTCCTTCTGGAGTCATATCCGCCATCAGATCACCTGTGTCGGCATCCTGGTGGTCCTTGCGCTTGCGGCCGTTTTTGCGGTTGATAGCCTCTTTGGATTCGGGGACAGGAGAATCCTGGATTTCGTCGCCTCCGGTTTCATATATTCGCTGTTTACGCTGATGCTTTTGTTCATCAGCCCGACTGTTCTGGGGTTGAAACGGGATGATCTCAGGATGATAATCGAGGTGGTAAAAAACAGGGGCGGCGGTAGAGGAGCAAAGCGGTAA
- the pseI gene encoding pseudaminic acid synthase yields the protein MKDYIQIGKRKVGKGFPVYIIAEMSANHIQNYDLAVEIIHAAHSSGADAVKLQTYTPDTLTMDCNNEYFQIKGTLWDGMTLYGLYRQTYTPWEWQPKLKKIANDLGMDLFSSPFDETAVDFLEKMNVPAYKIASLEIVDFFLLKRIARTKKPVIMSTGTAGLGEIDEAVRTLRRAGCKELALLKCTSAYPSLPEEMNIRTIPHLADSFSVPTGLSDHTLGIEIPIAAVALGACIIEKHFIISRDSSSFDRAFSLEPDEFKAMVDGVRIVEKALGSIRYEVMENEEKISTYRRSLFVTQDMKKGEQFSKRTVRSIRPGHGLHPKFLDMVLNKRAAMDIKKGTPLNWGLLDDIPGDS from the coding sequence ATGAAGGATTATATTCAGATCGGGAAGAGAAAAGTCGGGAAAGGCTTTCCGGTATATATTATTGCGGAGATGTCGGCAAACCATATTCAGAATTATGACCTGGCTGTTGAGATAATACATGCCGCGCATTCATCGGGAGCGGATGCCGTAAAACTTCAGACATATACTCCCGATACATTAACGATGGATTGCAATAACGAATACTTCCAGATAAAAGGAACCCTCTGGGACGGGATGACCCTGTATGGATTGTATCGGCAAACCTACACCCCCTGGGAGTGGCAGCCGAAGCTAAAGAAAATCGCCAATGATCTGGGCATGGATCTTTTTTCAAGCCCGTTTGATGAAACCGCCGTCGATTTTTTGGAGAAGATGAATGTCCCCGCATATAAGATCGCTTCATTGGAAATCGTTGATTTTTTTCTCCTCAAAAGGATCGCACGTACGAAAAAACCGGTTATTATGTCTACCGGTACAGCCGGCCTGGGTGAAATTGATGAAGCCGTAAGGACATTACGCAGAGCGGGATGTAAGGAGCTTGCCCTGCTGAAGTGTACCAGCGCGTATCCATCACTTCCCGAAGAGATGAATATCAGGACCATTCCTCATCTTGCAGATTCATTTTCAGTCCCCACCGGGCTTTCCGATCACACGTTAGGAATAGAGATACCCATCGCCGCCGTGGCGCTTGGAGCGTGCATTATCGAGAAACACTTTATTATTTCTCGAGACAGCTCAAGCTTCGACAGGGCCTTTTCCCTCGAGCCGGATGAATTCAAGGCAATGGTTGATGGAGTCAGAATAGTAGAAAAGGCGCTGGGATCGATTCGCTATGAGGTGATGGAGAATGAGGAAAAAATTTCAACGTACAGGCGCTCGTTGTTTGTCACACAAGACATGAAAAAGGGCGAGCAATTTTCGAAACGCACCGTCCGCTCAATACGTCCGGGTCACGGGCTCCATCCAAAATTTCTGGACATGGTATTGAACAAGAGAGCGGCAATGGATATCAAGAAAGGCACGCCGTTGAACTGGGGCCTTCTTGATGATATACCCGGTGATTCATGA
- a CDS encoding 2,4-dihydroxyhept-2-ene-1,7-dioic acid aldolase translates to MKDIGIKQKIKDGRLLLGSWITLSHPSIAEIMSESAFDWLVVDMEHSAISLSDAQALIRVMELKGTAPLVRVGENSANLIKRVMDAGAHGVVVPMVNSAADAERAVSAVKYPPRGTRGVGLARAQKYGFGFSEYLKWNQENSIVIVQIEHIDAVNNFEEILAVDGVDGFIIGPYDLSGSLGVPGEFENENVKRALDRVKEVSRKSPHIMPGFHVVDPDPDMLREKYEEGYRFLGYGLDTIFLGKAVQGALSPLKDLK, encoded by the coding sequence ATGAAAGATATCGGAATAAAACAAAAAATCAAGGACGGGCGGCTCCTATTGGGCTCGTGGATTACCCTGTCGCACCCTTCAATCGCGGAGATCATGTCGGAATCCGCTTTTGACTGGCTTGTCGTGGATATGGAGCATAGTGCGATATCCCTTTCGGACGCCCAGGCATTGATACGTGTCATGGAACTGAAGGGTACGGCGCCGCTGGTGCGTGTGGGTGAAAACAGTGCGAACCTGATCAAGCGGGTGATGGACGCCGGTGCGCATGGCGTCGTTGTCCCCATGGTGAATTCCGCCGCGGATGCGGAGAGGGCGGTATCGGCGGTGAAGTATCCGCCGCGGGGCACCCGGGGTGTGGGCTTGGCCCGGGCGCAAAAATACGGATTCGGGTTTTCCGAATATCTGAAATGGAACCAGGAAAATTCGATCGTCATCGTTCAGATTGAGCACATAGACGCGGTAAACAATTTTGAAGAGATCCTTGCCGTTGACGGCGTCGACGGCTTCATTATCGGGCCGTACGATCTTTCGGGCTCTCTCGGCGTGCCGGGGGAATTTGAAAATGAAAACGTGAAACGCGCGCTGGATCGGGTGAAGGAGGTTTCCCGGAAATCGCCGCATATTATGCCGGGATTTCACGTGGTGGACCCCGATCCCGACATGCTGCGCGAAAAATACGAGGAAGGGTATCGTTTTCTCGGTTACGGCCTGGATACGATATTTTTGGGGAAAGCCGTTCAGGGTGCGCTTTCACCGCTGAAGGATCTGAAATAG
- a CDS encoding ATP-grasp domain-containing protein, which produces MQQLSESVDLVSFADVNDPEALAGFIKESGFPAIVKPKTSSGSRSIQIVQNEGQLKTALERNDSSIIQEYIDDAGGEFSVGVFVCDEFSSAIAFKRDLGPVGCSWYAETSYDKDVLDYAMNVARASHLRGSANVQLRNSSKGPRLLEINPRFSSLVAARAICGFLDLEWSIDIEFGWKPEITSQPYKKIRFRRYFQEAVDFCDGFMSVPEWSVNR; this is translated from the coding sequence ATGCAACAGCTTTCGGAAAGCGTAGACCTGGTTTCTTTTGCCGATGTCAACGATCCCGAAGCCCTCGCCGGATTCATCAAGGAATCCGGTTTCCCCGCGATAGTCAAGCCGAAAACGAGCAGCGGTTCCCGGTCCATTCAGATTGTACAGAATGAAGGACAGCTGAAAACGGCCCTCGAGCGTAACGACTCGTCCATCATACAGGAATATATTGATGATGCGGGTGGTGAGTTTTCCGTCGGTGTTTTCGTTTGCGACGAATTTTCGTCTGCAATCGCATTCAAGCGAGATCTTGGACCTGTCGGGTGTTCCTGGTATGCGGAGACGTCATATGACAAAGACGTACTGGATTATGCCATGAATGTCGCGAGGGCCTCACACCTTCGTGGGAGCGCCAACGTCCAGCTGCGTAACAGCTCGAAGGGACCGCGGCTTTTAGAGATCAACCCCCGTTTTTCCAGTCTGGTGGCGGCGAGGGCGATCTGTGGTTTTTTGGATTTGGAATGGTCAATCGATATTGAGTTCGGATGGAAACCGGAGATAACGAGTCAGCCATATAAAAAGATACGGTTTCGCCGTTATTTTCAGGAGGCCGTTGATTTTTGTGATGGTTTTATGTCTGTGCCCGAGTGGTCGGTCAATAGATAA
- a CDS encoding NAD(P)-dependent oxidoreductase, translating to MIDTVIVTGASGFLGSELLICLKKTYPKATIIPIVSPRQEKGIDLCDDNVVSQLNQTYDIPHPDNTLLIHAAAYMDWHSREGIFKNVEMATNIAEWAKSQGIGFNIFVSSVSVYKQSEYADHTTGCFPETYYGIGKLTSEHVWRMLLPEKNRSIIRFSGIWGWQRKPTLFWNKLLISAATDSHNDSDLVITRAGSKRNYISYREASNCLIHIAKNRLHGTFLAAGKDMIDTKTFIDYLNKQKDSKLSVVWNDDGHQDEIFFKPSDEILDCLHPFEDEMEYMWSQKPAWVDETA from the coding sequence ATGATAGATACAGTAATAGTTACGGGGGCGTCCGGTTTTCTCGGTTCCGAGTTGTTGATATGTTTGAAAAAGACATACCCGAAAGCAACCATTATTCCGATTGTATCTCCAAGACAGGAAAAAGGAATTGATTTATGTGATGATAATGTCGTCTCTCAACTCAATCAGACATACGACATACCTCATCCCGATAATACCCTCTTGATACATGCCGCTGCGTATATGGATTGGCACTCAAGGGAGGGTATATTCAAAAATGTGGAGATGGCGACCAATATTGCCGAATGGGCGAAATCTCAAGGAATTGGTTTTAACATCTTCGTGAGCAGTGTCAGTGTCTATAAACAAAGCGAATATGCAGATCACACGACAGGGTGTTTCCCGGAAACATATTATGGGATAGGGAAATTAACCTCCGAACATGTTTGGAGGATGTTATTGCCGGAAAAAAACAGATCGATCATCAGATTTTCGGGTATCTGGGGTTGGCAGAGGAAACCGACTCTTTTTTGGAACAAATTGCTGATCTCCGCCGCGACGGATTCTCACAATGATTCTGATCTCGTTATTACACGAGCAGGCAGTAAAAGGAATTATATATCATATAGGGAAGCATCCAATTGCCTGATACATATAGCGAAGAACCGTTTACATGGGACGTTTCTTGCGGCGGGCAAGGATATGATAGACACGAAAACTTTTATCGACTATCTGAATAAACAAAAAGACTCGAAATTGTCGGTTGTCTGGAATGATGACGGTCATCAGGATGAGATTTTTTTTAAACCGAGCGATGAAATACTGGATTGCTTACACCCGTTCGAAGATGAAATGGAATATATGTGGTCCCAAAAACCGGCATGGGTTGATGAAACCGCATGA
- a CDS encoding metallophosphoesterase family protein, with protein sequence MILSIISDIHGNFPAFRAVMDVISSRVEKMLFLGDLCGYYPFVEECIGIWDEKQIIGVRGNHDQIFIDCMESGREPDAEYEKKYGSALKRSLDDASERARHIIMSMPQYRKIVFGDVTIGMYHGAPWDPLEGRVYPDFKDLERFGDVDVDIVLLGHTHYPMKLTYKDKLIVNPGSIGQPRDRILSASYALLNTHSGEVEHQRIEYDPHVIIEDAKKNDPDNRYLVEVLKSYE encoded by the coding sequence ATGATACTCTCTATCATTTCGGATATCCATGGAAACTTCCCGGCCTTCAGGGCGGTGATGGATGTGATTTCTTCCCGGGTTGAAAAGATGCTCTTTCTCGGCGATCTCTGCGGTTATTATCCTTTTGTTGAGGAATGTATAGGAATTTGGGACGAAAAACAGATCATCGGCGTAAGAGGGAACCACGATCAGATATTCATCGATTGCATGGAGTCGGGGCGGGAACCCGATGCGGAGTATGAGAAGAAATACGGCTCCGCCCTGAAACGCTCCCTGGATGATGCGTCGGAGCGAGCCCGACATATCATCATGTCGATGCCCCAATATAGGAAAATAGTTTTTGGAGACGTGACGATCGGAATGTATCACGGTGCGCCATGGGACCCGCTTGAGGGGAGGGTATATCCTGATTTCAAAGACTTGGAGCGCTTCGGTGATGTGGATGTTGATATCGTTTTACTGGGTCATACCCATTATCCAATGAAACTTACGTATAAGGACAAACTGATCGTCAATCCCGGATCCATCGGGCAGCCGCGGGACCGAATCCTGAGTGCATCATATGCGCTCCTGAACACGCATTCCGGGGAGGTTGAACATCAAAGAATCGAGTATGATCCTCATGTGATAATTGAAGATGCAAAGAAAAACGATCCAGATAATCGGTATCTTGTGGAGGTCTTGAAGTCTTATGAGTGA
- a CDS encoding class I SAM-dependent methyltransferase yields the protein MKVAEYKVITDPKYGFKRIDPVPTDEELRKHYYDTYYSLVSDNRGVSMKRLLERDTETQLEINWLEQTVYTDIEHILRTNLAEESRSLLEVGCGTGDFLAYLSDRGWDCEGVEPSQEATEYIVKEKGIRIQHCFFEDFVADCPEAHKKYDVILLMNVLEHVPRPDEFLNMTKKVLKPSSGIVCIKIPNDFSRFQELAEQVIDEKKWWVQVPDHINYFDFSSIELFLNKMGFHIIEKVADFPMEFFLLSGDNYINKPDVGSACHKKRRRFEMSIPGDLRRSLYVSLAQIGVGRECTVFASYRE from the coding sequence ATGAAGGTAGCGGAATATAAGGTAATTACCGACCCAAAGTATGGTTTTAAACGGATTGATCCTGTACCCACGGACGAAGAACTAAGAAAACATTATTATGATACATACTATTCCTTGGTTTCAGATAACCGGGGAGTTTCTATGAAAAGACTGCTTGAGCGGGATACGGAAACACAGCTTGAGATCAATTGGCTGGAGCAGACGGTATATACTGATATTGAGCACATATTACGGACCAATTTGGCTGAGGAGAGTAGATCACTGCTTGAGGTTGGTTGCGGCACCGGGGATTTCCTGGCCTACCTTTCCGACCGCGGGTGGGATTGTGAAGGCGTTGAACCGTCGCAGGAGGCAACTGAGTATATTGTCAAGGAGAAGGGAATCCGAATTCAGCATTGTTTTTTTGAGGATTTTGTTGCCGATTGTCCCGAAGCGCACAAAAAATACGACGTGATCTTGCTCATGAATGTTCTTGAGCATGTACCCCGTCCCGACGAGTTTCTCAACATGACAAAGAAGGTATTGAAGCCGTCATCTGGAATTGTATGTATCAAGATTCCGAATGATTTTTCACGTTTCCAGGAGTTGGCGGAACAGGTCATTGACGAAAAAAAATGGTGGGTACAGGTTCCCGACCATATAAATTATTTTGATTTTTCTTCCATTGAATTATTTTTAAACAAAATGGGATTCCATATTATTGAAAAGGTGGCGGATTTCCCCATGGAATTCTTCTTGCTGTCTGGAGACAACTATATCAATAAACCGGATGTTGGGAGCGCATGTCATAAGAAAAGAAGAAGATTTGAAATGTCCATTCCGGGAGATCTCAGAAGAAGTCTTTATGTTTCTCTCGCACAGATTGGAGTCGGGAGGGAATGTACGGTCTTCGCTTCATACCGGGAATGA